From a region of the Rhinolophus sinicus isolate RSC01 linkage group LG04, ASM3656204v1, whole genome shotgun sequence genome:
- the METTL21C gene encoding protein-lysine methyltransferase METTL21C, giving the protein MDVCLSSEQRPKHLVEGPSSPDGWLEAEEEKTLQKDGASGPSGDFNKIESSLHSLQKFVPTNYASYTQENYLFAGKEIVMQESIESYGAVVWPGAMALCQYLEKHTEELNLQDAKIIEIGAGPGLVSTVASILGAQVTATDMPDVLGNLQYNLLKNTLNCTTHLPEVRELVWGEGLEQNFPKSTFYYDYILASDVVYHHYFLDKLLTTMEYLCQPGTVLLWANKFRFSADYEFLEKFKQVFDTTFLAEFPESTVKIFKGTRKWD; this is encoded by the exons ATGGACGTGTGTCTGAGCTCCGAGCAGCGGCCCAAGCACTTGGTGGAAGGACCAAGCTCTCCAGATGGCTGGTTAGAGGCCGAGGAGGAAAAGACTCTCCAGAAAGATGGCGCCAGTGGACCCTCAGGAG ATTTTAACAAGATAGAATCATCTCTTCATAGCCTCCAGAAATTTGTGCCTACAAATTATGCCAGCTACACTCAGGAGAATTATCTGTTTGCAGGCAAGGAGATTGTCATGCAAGAATCAATAGAAAGCTATGGAGCGGTGGTGTGGCCAGGG GCGATGGCTTTGTGTCAGTATTTGGAGAAACATACAGAGGAATTGAATCTCCAAGAtgctaaaataattgaaattggTGCTGGACCAGGCCTTGTTTCCACTGTGGCCAGTATTTtag gaGCTCAAGTCACAGCAACGGATATGCCTGATGTCCTAGGAAACCTTCAATACAACCTTTTAAAGAACACACTGAACTGTACCACACATCTGCCTGAAGTGAGGGAGCTGGTATGGGGAGAAGGCCTGGAACAGAACTTCCCCAAGTcaactttttattatgattatattCTGGCCTCGGATGTGGTCTACCACCATTACTTCCTGGACAAGCTGCTCACCACCATGGAGTACCTCTGCCAGCCAGGGACGGTGTTGCTTTGGGCAAACAAGTTCAGATTCAGTGCTGATTAcgaatttttagaaaaattcaagCAAGTTTTTGATACAACATTCTTGGCTGAATTTCCAGAGTcaacagttaaaatttttaaaggaacacgAAAGTGGGATTAA